The genome window GAACGTCGAGATCGCGATGGTGCCGGTTACGCGCCGCAAGGCCGACAGACGGACGCGCGCCGGCGAGCTCCTGGAGCTGGTCGGGCTCGCCGCGCGCGCCGACCATCTGCCGTCGCGGTTGTCGGGCGGCGAGCAGCAGCGCGTCGCGATGGCCCGCGCCCTGGCGAACTCGCCGCGGGTGGTGCTCGCGGACGAGCCCACCGGCAACCTGGACAGCGCGACCGCCGAGGAGGTCATCTCGGCGCTGCGCGATCTCTCCACGTCGCAAGGCGTGACGTTGATCCTCGTCACGCACGCCGAAGAGGTGGCGCGTCGCGCCGACCGGCGGATCAAGATGCGCGACGGAAGGATGCTCGACGACCGCGTCTGGCGGCCCGCGGACGGAACCAAGAACTAGGCCGGCGCCCGGCCGGCGAACATCTCGTGGAGCGTGTCGAATTCGCTGTGCTCGTAGGGAAGCGCGAGCGGCTCGAGCCCGGCCTCCTCGATGAGGCGCAACCAGGTCGTCCGCGAGAACAGCCCGGAAAGGTGATCCTCCCACTCGACGCGTGCCGGGCCGTCGCCCTCGACGATGACGTACACGAAGGTCGTACGGATCGTGGTTCCTCGCGGCGGGTGGCTCCACATCAGGTACCGGACGCCGGCTTTCTCGCCATCGTTCCCACCGGACGAGTGCGAAGGGCGGTAGGTCTCCGCCAGGTCGTCGGGGACGAACAGCGCCATGCCACCGGGGTTCAGGTGCGCGGCGGCGGTCTCGATCGCCGCGCGTAGGTCCTCTTCGATCGTCATGTACGTGATCGCATCGTGGATCATGACCGCGTCGAACGTCCGGCCGAGCCGCACGGTTCGCATGTCGCCCTGATAGTGATCCAGCTCGGGGTTGAGCTTGCGGCTCACCTCGAGCATCTCGGGTGACAGGTCGACGAGCGTCATCTCGAGCCGCTGCTTCATGTGGCTGGCGTTGTTGCCGCCGCCGCTTCCGAGCTCCAGCAGCGTGCGGACCGGTTGGGTCGAATGCTCTTCGAACGCGCGCTCGTACGCGGCCGCCTCCTCCTCGTATTCGTCGGGGTGACTGAACAACGGCCACAGAGGGGCGAGCTCGCGGTAGAGCTTGTGCGGGGTCACCGGACGCTCCTCGGGTTGACTTGGGTAAGGTTACGGCCCATGGCTCGCATCTTCCACGACACCGATGCGCCGCTCGAACCGCTGCGCGACAAGCGCATCGCGGTCGTGGGGTACGGGAACCAGGGCCGCTCGTGGGCGTTGAACCTGCGCGACTCCGGTCTGGACGTCGTCGTCGGAACCGTGGCCGACGCTTCGCAGAAGACGGCGGCCGCGGACGGCTTCGCAGCACACCCGATCGTCGAGGCCGTCGCCGAGGCCGAAGTCGTTTGCCTCCTCATCCCCGACGAGGTGATGGGCCAAGCCGTCGCCGAGAACGTCCGCCCGTCGCTGCGGCCGGGCGCGGCGATCTGCTTCGCCAGCGGCTACGCGGTCGCGTACGGCGAGGTCGACCTCCCCGACGACACCGACCTCGTCATGGTGGCCCCGAGGATGATCGGCGTCGGCGTCCGCGAGACGTACGAGGACGGGACGGGCTTCATCGCGTTCCTCGGTGTCGAGCGCGACGCTACCGGCAACGCGTGGCCGCTCGCGCTGGGCATCGGACGCGGGGTCGGTGCGACGCGACGAGGTTGCGTCGAGATGACGTTCGCGCAGGAGGCGCTCATCGATCTTTTCGTCGAGCAAGGCATCGCCCCCGCGTTGCAGAAGGTGTGGCGCGACGCCGCGCTGGTGCTGCTCGAACGCGGGATCCCGCTCGAAGCCGTGCTCGCCGAGTTCTACCTCTCCGGCGAGATCGAGCGCACCTACCGCGCGATGCGTGAGATCGGTCCGACGAAGCAGTGGCAGTTCCACTCCCCGACCAGCCAGTACGGAACGATGTCGCGCGCCGACCGCTTCGAGGGCCTCGACACCGCCGAGCGGATGCGCAGGGCCGCCGAGGAGATCGCCTCGGGTGCGTTCGCCAAGGAATGGGCCGCCGAACGCGACGCCGGCTACCCGCGCTTCACCGAGCTCAAGCAAGCCGACGGACGCGACGCGCTCATGGATCTCGAGGACAACACGCGCGCAGCGTTCGAACCCCCGACGGACTGAACCCGGTCCCGGCAGTCCTCGTATCCCCGTGCGACCCCTATCCAGGGAGGCGCTGATGCACCGTCGCTTGCTCCGTTCCACGAGGTTCCCACACGACCTAACTAAGGATGGAGGTGTCTCCGTATGAAGCGACTCGCGCTCCTCGGCTTCGTCGCGGCACTCGCGTTCACCGCCTGTGGCGGTGACTCGGAACCCGCGGCCCAGCCGAACACGCCGGCGCCGACGCAGAGCACCCAGGCCCCGACCCAGGGCTCGTCGCCGAGGGCGACGACCGTCAACGTCGCGACGTCACCGCTCGGCCAGATCCTCATCGACGCCGAAGGCCGGACGCTCTACCTGTTCATGAACGACACAGCGAACACGAGCGTCTGCACCGGCGGCTGCGCGCAGACCTGGCCGCCTCTGCTCGTGACCGGGCCCCCGACGGGCGGGCTCGGCGTCGAG of Actinomycetota bacterium contains these proteins:
- a CDS encoding ABC transporter ATP-binding protein: QNGHEPLYRLRDVRRSFRVGGSEVRAVDGIDLEIDTGEFVAVEGPSGSGKTTLLQLLGALDRASGGSVVFDGRELTELDDEGLTQLRSQQIGFVFQSFNLIPTLTARENVEIAMVPVTRRKADRRTRAGELLELVGLAARADHLPSRLSGGEQQRVAMARALANSPRVVLADEPTGNLDSATAEEVISALRDLSTSQGVTLILVTHAEEVARRADRRIKMRDGRMLDDRVWRPADGTKN
- a CDS encoding methyltransferase domain-containing protein, producing the protein MTPHKLYRELAPLWPLFSHPDEYEEEAAAYERAFEEHSTQPVRTLLELGSGGGNNASHMKQRLEMTLVDLSPEMLEVSRKLNPELDHYQGDMRTVRLGRTFDAVMIHDAITYMTIEEDLRAAIETAAAHLNPGGMALFVPDDLAETYRPSHSSGGNDGEKAGVRYLMWSHPPRGTTIRTTFVYVIVEGDGPARVEWEDHLSGLFSRTTWLRLIEEAGLEPLALPYEHSEFDTLHEMFAGRAPA
- a CDS encoding NAD(P)-binding domain-containing protein, whose product is MARIFHDTDAPLEPLRDKRIAVVGYGNQGRSWALNLRDSGLDVVVGTVADASQKTAAADGFAAHPIVEAVAEAEVVCLLIPDEVMGQAVAENVRPSLRPGAAICFASGYAVAYGEVDLPDDTDLVMVAPRMIGVGVRETYEDGTGFIAFLGVERDATGNAWPLALGIGRGVGATRRGCVEMTFAQEALIDLFVEQGIAPALQKVWRDAALVLLERGIPLEAVLAEFYLSGEIERTYRAMREIGPTKQWQFHSPTSQYGTMSRADRFEGLDTAERMRRAAEEIASGAFAKEWAAERDAGYPRFTELKQADGRDALMDLEDNTRAAFEPPTD